In Lacibacter sp. H375, one DNA window encodes the following:
- the bcp gene encoding thioredoxin-dependent thiol peroxidase yields MATNKKSVFKKAAVKATAKAAKKEPFKNYVTKLRVGDKAPAFKGVDQDGKKISSAEYKGKKLILFFYPEDDTLSCTQEACNLRDNYSMLKEMGFELIGISEDGVEKHKKFETKYNLPYRLIADEDHAVINAYDVWGKKQFMGKIYDGLVRTSFVINEKGIITGIVTRVLTKKHTDQLLKVIEEATI; encoded by the coding sequence ATGGCAACAAATAAGAAATCAGTGTTTAAAAAAGCAGCAGTAAAAGCAACGGCCAAAGCTGCAAAGAAAGAACCTTTCAAGAATTATGTAACGAAGTTAAGAGTAGGTGATAAAGCTCCTGCGTTTAAAGGGGTTGACCAGGACGGTAAGAAAATTTCTTCTGCTGAATATAAAGGTAAAAAACTGATCCTCTTTTTTTATCCTGAAGATGATACACTGAGCTGTACACAGGAAGCCTGCAACCTGCGTGACAATTACAGCATGTTAAAAGAAATGGGTTTTGAATTGATTGGCATCAGTGAAGACGGCGTGGAGAAACACAAGAAGTTTGAAACAAAATATAATCTTCCTTATCGCCTAATTGCGGATGAAGATCATGCAGTGATCAATGCCTACGATGTGTGGGGCAAGAAACAATTCATGGGTAAAATATATGACGGACTAGTGCGCACAAGTTTTGTCATCAACGAAAAAGGAATCATCACCGGTATTGTTACTCGTGTACTCACCAAAAAACATACTGACCAACTTTTAAAAGTTATAGAAGAGGCAACCATCTAA
- a CDS encoding NADP-dependent isocitrate dehydrogenase yields the protein MKIAVAKGDGIGPEIMEAVLSIFDANKVPLEYETVDMGKWVFDKGFNNGMTPEAKQTIEALGLLFKGPMETPKGKGVKSINVTARKTWNTYANKRDFQTLHGVDTVFSKAGIPIDITVVRENIEDTYGGIEHMLTHDVALSRRFITRPGSMQVIRYAFEMARQKNAKRITCGHKANIMKITDGLFLECFHEVAKEYPELKADDIIVDDLCMKLVTRPDLFDVVVLTNLQGDIVSDLCAGLVGGLGFAPSANIGDHISIFEAVHGTAPDIAGKNIANPTALLLSGLAMLRHLGLTENAGLIENALLYTLENGIHTGDFGDKSIPAVNTTQFAEAIIGNFGKKPQSGGREIIPNKPGTPTPLKLEYNSMMVSKEGEAETIVGVDLFIESDEQPTAIAEKCQRHAGVKFKLVSISNRGTQVWPTGSVYTNLVNQYNVRFESIEDYPLNQQDVIGLYVSMSGNFKICSFELLNMWGDKKAYSLAQGQ from the coding sequence ATGAAAATTGCTGTAGCTAAAGGCGATGGAATAGGCCCGGAAATTATGGAAGCTGTATTATCCATTTTTGATGCCAACAAAGTTCCGTTGGAATATGAAACGGTGGATATGGGTAAATGGGTATTCGATAAAGGTTTCAACAACGGTATGACGCCGGAAGCCAAACAAACCATTGAAGCATTAGGTCTTCTTTTTAAAGGACCGATGGAAACCCCCAAAGGCAAAGGTGTAAAGAGTATTAATGTTACGGCACGCAAAACCTGGAATACTTACGCCAACAAACGTGATTTCCAAACACTGCATGGTGTTGATACAGTATTCAGCAAAGCCGGTATTCCAATCGACATTACGGTAGTTCGTGAAAATATTGAAGATACGTATGGCGGTATTGAGCACATGCTTACCCATGATGTGGCATTGAGCCGTCGTTTCATCACACGCCCCGGCAGTATGCAGGTAATCCGTTATGCGTTTGAAATGGCAAGGCAGAAAAATGCAAAACGGATTACCTGTGGTCATAAAGCAAACATCATGAAGATCACCGATGGATTGTTCCTTGAGTGTTTTCATGAAGTAGCGAAAGAATATCCTGAATTGAAAGCAGATGATATTATTGTAGATGACTTGTGTATGAAATTGGTTACACGACCCGATCTGTTTGATGTGGTGGTATTAACCAATCTGCAAGGTGATATTGTGAGTGATCTTTGTGCCGGTTTAGTTGGTGGTTTAGGTTTTGCACCAAGTGCAAATATTGGTGATCATATTTCCATTTTTGAAGCAGTGCATGGTACAGCACCAGATATTGCAGGAAAAAATATTGCAAACCCAACGGCTTTATTGTTGAGTGGTTTGGCCATGCTTCGTCATCTTGGTTTAACAGAAAATGCAGGATTGATTGAAAATGCATTGCTGTACACATTGGAGAATGGAATTCATACGGGTGATTTTGGTGATAAATCTATTCCTGCAGTAAATACTACACAGTTTGCAGAAGCTATCATTGGCAATTTTGGCAAGAAACCTCAAAGTGGCGGCAGGGAAATTATTCCTAATAAACCGGGCACTCCTACACCATTAAAATTGGAATATAATTCCATGATGGTATCAAAAGAAGGCGAAGCTGAAACCATTGTTGGTGTTGATCTGTTTATCGAAAGCGATGAACAACCAACAGCTATTGCTGAAAAATGTCAGCGCCATGCAGGTGTAAAGTTTAAATTAGTAAGCATCAGCAACCGTGGTACACAGGTTTGGCCAACAGGTTCTGTTTATACCAACTTAGTAAATCAATACAATGTACGTTTTGAAAGTATTGAAGATTATCCGCTGAATCAACAAGATGTAATTGGATTGTATGTGAGCATGAGCGGTAATTTCAAGATCTGTTCATTTGAATTACTGAATATGTGGGGCGATAAGAAAGCGTATAGTTTGGCGCAGGGGCAGTAA
- a CDS encoding biotin--[acetyl-CoA-carboxylase] ligase encodes MLPKKSDNLWIELPSVDSTNNYAMGLIHEGLAQHGLTVRTAHQTKGKGQRGKVWETEPGANLSFSIIVKPGLLLTQSFQLLAATALAVRDELEKVLGDETKIKWPNDLYWRDRKTGGILIENVVRGSQWQWAVIGIGINVNQTEFKGLKNPVSIKQVTGKDFDVLQLAHCIQKAVLKECDHLQQQGFAGIFETYNRQLYKLQQPVRLKKESRILSTNVKGVNSTGQLITGIDVEECFDFGEVEWLL; translated from the coding sequence ATGCTTCCTAAAAAATCAGATAACTTATGGATTGAGCTTCCTTCAGTGGACAGTACCAACAACTATGCCATGGGGCTGATACATGAAGGACTGGCACAGCATGGTTTAACCGTTCGTACCGCCCACCAAACCAAGGGAAAAGGACAAAGAGGTAAAGTTTGGGAAACCGAACCCGGCGCCAACCTCAGTTTCTCCATTATTGTGAAACCTGGATTGCTTCTTACCCAAAGTTTTCAATTGCTGGCGGCTACTGCTTTGGCTGTGAGAGATGAATTGGAGAAAGTTTTAGGCGATGAAACAAAAATTAAATGGCCCAACGATCTTTACTGGCGTGACAGAAAGACAGGGGGAATTCTTATTGAAAACGTTGTTCGTGGCAGCCAATGGCAATGGGCCGTGATCGGCATTGGCATCAACGTCAATCAAACCGAATTCAAAGGGCTCAAAAATCCTGTTTCCATAAAACAAGTAACAGGAAAAGATTTTGATGTGCTTCAATTGGCGCATTGCATACAAAAAGCAGTTTTAAAGGAATGTGATCATCTGCAGCAGCAGGGCTTTGCCGGCATTTTTGAAACCTATAATCGTCAACTCTATAAACTGCAGCAACCCGTTCGGTTAAAGAAAGAAAGCCGCATTCTATCAACTAATGTGAAAGGGGTAAATTCAACAGGCCAGTTAATTACGGGCATTGATGTGGAAGAATGCTTTGATTTTGGCGAAGTGGAATGGCTTCTTTGA
- a CDS encoding thioredoxin family protein, with product MKKIFTSLLLLLCCVGIYGQIKFEPLTYEEALQKAKKKKKILFVQLQSPTCDQCNEVGTKGLSSSDVSDLLKKEFIAVTFKATDPDWKVLSRQYFLSFGSLFFNSSGDLLHKYTGTSSSSLTYVNEIKKATEKNYDYAYFQNLEEDYKKGERSLEKIKELILYKIKFNQSHDQLTTIYLSLLPDDSLYTSNNVAFLIKTSPLLTSRADSVMRKNQIIFDSCWNTNPLAERIRINQLIINKSRMHAIITKNSSFAYKVAAFTRSTYTTNIDEGIKAGEKQILYFYLGVKDTFRIYAHARAYADRFLMNQSKEDIKRNDSLELVRLFAETKSIVEKTTGGSVVTKKTVAHPTVGSKISAELREISLMMLNSTKDPVKLEKTLTYINRAIELNEDGNSYEDKAKVLQKLNRIDEAIKTLEFALDRFRSRGLSADWLIPKIEALKKGAFLNQDTNN from the coding sequence ATGAAAAAAATATTCACCTCACTCCTTCTTTTGTTATGCTGCGTCGGCATTTATGGCCAAATAAAATTTGAACCCCTTACCTATGAAGAGGCATTGCAAAAAGCAAAGAAGAAGAAGAAAATTCTTTTTGTACAACTGCAAAGCCCAACCTGTGACCAATGTAACGAAGTAGGCACAAAAGGATTAAGCTCTTCTGATGTAAGTGACCTACTGAAGAAAGAATTTATTGCCGTTACATTCAAAGCAACTGACCCGGATTGGAAAGTTTTATCACGTCAGTACTTTTTAAGTTTTGGTAGCCTGTTCTTTAATTCATCAGGCGATCTTTTACATAAGTACACCGGCACATCTTCTTCTAGCTTAACCTATGTGAACGAAATAAAAAAAGCAACTGAAAAAAATTACGACTACGCCTATTTTCAAAACTTAGAAGAAGACTATAAGAAAGGTGAAAGAAGCCTTGAAAAAATTAAAGAGTTGATCCTATATAAAATCAAGTTTAATCAATCACATGATCAACTAACAACTATTTATCTTTCTTTATTACCTGATGATAGCTTGTACACCTCAAATAATGTTGCGTTCCTAATTAAAACATCTCCACTGCTAACATCAAGAGCCGACAGTGTGATGCGTAAAAATCAAATTATTTTCGATAGTTGTTGGAATACAAATCCACTTGCAGAAAGAATTCGTATTAATCAACTTATTATCAACAAATCGAGAATGCATGCCATCATCACAAAAAACAGTTCGTTCGCATACAAAGTAGCTGCATTCACCCGCAGTACTTACACTACAAATATTGACGAGGGGATAAAAGCAGGTGAAAAACAAATACTATACTTTTATCTTGGCGTAAAGGATACCTTTCGAATATATGCTCATGCACGTGCTTATGCTGACAGATTCCTTATGAACCAGTCAAAAGAAGACATAAAAAGGAACGACAGTTTGGAACTGGTTCGGTTGTTTGCAGAAACTAAATCTATTGTTGAAAAAACAACTGGCGGTTCTGTTGTAACAAAGAAAACAGTTGCACATCCGACAGTTGGTTCAAAGATTTCAGCAGAATTAAGAGAAATCAGTTTGATGATGCTAAATAGTACAAAAGACCCTGTGAAACTCGAAAAAACGCTTACGTACATTAACAGGGCCATTGAACTAAATGAGGATGGTAACTCTTACGAAGACAAAGCAAAAGTTCTCCAGAAATTAAATCGCATTGATGAAGCTATTAAAACACTGGAGTTTGCTCTTGACCGATTCCGTTCAAGAGGATTATCTGCCGACTGGCTTATCCCAAAAATTGAAGCATTAAAAAAAGGAGCCTTCCTTAATCAGGACACAAACAATTAG